The Vibrio echinoideorum DNA window TGATTCATTGAGTGCGCCTTCTTTAACAAACAAAATTTCACCTTGTTTGTCCTGAACGATGATCGCTGAGCTTTCTTCTTTTAAAGCCCATGCTGAAGCTACCGTTCCGTCTTCATCTAGCACCATAGAAGACCATGGAAACTCTTCTTTGCTGCTTTCGGCTGATGATTTAACAAAAGACCCAGTCCCCCAAATAGCATCATCTTGGTTGATGATGGTGGTGGTTTGGTAGCTGTCTTCTGAGAATTTCGATGCTGTAATTGCAGCCATCAGTGGTGCGTTGAGCTCTTTAGAGCTGCTGCGGCCAGCGATAGCTTGAACGACGCGAACTTTTCCTAGGAGATCATTGGTTGCCCAAGCTTGATATCCTGTTTTACCGTCGTTTAGGACAATTTCACCATAATTGCTAACATCGACAGCAGGTAAAGAAGTGCCTACGGATAGATTATGAGCATTGGCGAAGAGTGGAGAGGCTGCGGCTAAAAAAGCCAGTAGAGTTTTGTTTTTCATTATATTTTTGTTCCGCTTATTGGTTTGCATTGGAAGTATAATATGAAATCTGAAAAATGCCTCTTTAACTTTTTTATCGTACGGTGTAGAAATAAGTTGCGAGCTTGTTACTAAAAGGTATAATGCGACAGTATCAGGGTAAACAATAGATTATCTTGCTATTAGCTAACGGATTTAGCTATAAAATGTGCTTTGAACAAAGCTTTGTTCAGGGGAACCGCTGTTGTACTCAAATGGAATTGAGGTTGTATTATGTTAAGAGAATTTTCTACTTACCGTCCACGTCAGGTGGCGCGTTTCGTTAAAGTCCTATTCAAAGGCCAGTTTGCTATTGAAGGTGTCGGAGAGTTTCGCTTCGACCAAGGCAAGGTGCTTCTTCCTGAAGTTTCAGACAAACAAAAGCTCACTATTTTTAAAGAAGTTAACGGCACGATTGCTGCGTTGCCGGTGTAACTGACACTTATCGATTTGTCTCATACAAAATAAACTACAACGAAAAAGGGCTTCTTAATGGAAGCCCTTTTTTAATGGGTGTCGTTTTAGTTTGCGGCCTAGCACTATTTATTGTGGAGGGAAACACACACCCGTTCCACCTAAACCACAGTAGCCATTAGGATTTTTTGCTAGATACTGCTGGTGGTACGTTTCGGCAAAAAAATATTTTCCAGCAGGGAGAACTTCTGTTGTGATCTCGTTGCCTAAAGACTCAGTCATTGCTCTTTGATATTCATGTCGAGATTGCTCAGCGATAGCTTGTTGTTCTTCACTAAAGGTGTAGATAGCGGAGCGATATTGAGTGCCTAAATCATTGCCTTGACGCATACCTTGAGTCGGGTCGTGACGTTCCCAGAAGGTCTCAAGTATTCGTGCTAAAGACGTTTGCTCACTATCAAAAATGACACGAACAACTTCGGTATGGCCTGTTTGCCCACTACATACTTGCTCATAGGTTGGATTGACTGTGTATCCACCTGCGTAGCCTACGGATGTAGAAATTACGCCATCTAATTGCCACAACAGTCGCTCTGCTCCCCAGAAGCAGCCCATACCAAGTAGGACTTCTTGTTGGGAACCCGTTGGAGTATCGAGTAAGTCGGTTTGATTGAGAAAATGGCGCTCAGTAATTCGAATTGGGTCAGCATTGCCCGGTAACGCGGTTGTTGCGGAAACCAGTAGTTGTTTATTTAGCATGTTGTATTCCTTTTTGCATACGTTTACCGCGTTAGTTAACATTAGCTCTAGGTTTATATTAACTGTAGGCTCATATTTACTGCGAGTTCATATTGAATAAGTATTTAAATTAGACCGTGTTATTGCAGTATTTATTACAGACTCAATGTCTTTTTAGCGGTACTATTTCTTTTCACTTCTTAACGTATTGATAACTTCTTCACCAATTAAACATGATGAGAAAAACTTTACCAGTTCTGATTGGCACTCTACTGTCATCAACGCTCGCTTTCGCTGACGTTTCCCTTGAGATTAAGGGGCTTGATGGAGCGCTTGAGGATAATGTTGATGCTTATTTGAGTGCTGTTCCTGAAGAAGAGTATTCAGTTTCGCTTAGGTTTCAATCTCGCTTGGAATCTATGATCAAAGAAGCGCTGAATGCGTTAGGTTACTACCAACCTCTAATCACATTTTCTCACTCCGAAGACGACTCTGAATTGACCGTAATGGTTGAGCAAGGGGAACCCGTTGTTATTTATACCTCAGATATTGTATTGAGCGGTGAAGCCGAAGATGATCCTGATTTTTTAGCGTTGATCGCTAAGAGTCAGCTGTCTAAAGGTTCAATCCTTAATCATGGTAATTATGATTCTCTGAAATCGTCGATACGTAACCTTGGATTAGCGAAAGGCTATTTCGATGGTGCGTATGAGGTAAGCAAGCTAGAGGTTGCTCCTGAATTAAACCGTGCTTATGTTCGTCTTCATTATAACAGTGGAATTCGATATCACTTTGGCACCACTCAGGTTACTGGCAGTCAGATTAAAGAAGATAAGGTGCAATCGCTTAAACCATTTGAAGACGGTGAACCATACTCGATTACCAAAGTAGGCCAGTACAACCAGAATCTTTCCAATACTGATTGGTTCTCTTCTGTCTTTGTTGAGCCTGATTTAAGCCAACTAGGCGAGGGCCGAGAAATTCCGATGAAGGTTAGCCTTGCACCGCAAGCGCGTAATCAAATCGAAACCGGTATCGGTGTCTCAACTGACCTTGGTGTA harbors:
- a CDS encoding YtfJ family protein, yielding MKNKTLLAFLAAASPLFANAHNLSVGTSLPAVDVSNYGEIVLNDGKTGYQAWATNDLLGKVRVVQAIAGRSSSKELNAPLMAAITASKFSEDSYQTTTIINQDDAIWGTGSFVKSSAESSKEEFPWSSMVLDEDGTVASAWALKEESSAIIVQDKQGEILFVKEGALNESEVVQVVELIKASL
- the msrA gene encoding peptide-methionine (S)-S-oxide reductase MsrA, with the translated sequence MLNKQLLVSATTALPGNADPIRITERHFLNQTDLLDTPTGSQQEVLLGMGCFWGAERLLWQLDGVISTSVGYAGGYTVNPTYEQVCSGQTGHTEVVRVIFDSEQTSLARILETFWERHDPTQGMRQGNDLGTQYRSAIYTFSEEQQAIAEQSRHEYQRAMTESLGNEITTEVLPAGKYFFAETYHQQYLAKNPNGYCGLGGTGVCFPPQ
- a CDS encoding DUF1107 family protein; translation: MLREFSTYRPRQVARFVKVLFKGQFAIEGVGEFRFDQGKVLLPEVSDKQKLTIFKEVNGTIAALPV